In Leptospira ellinghausenii, the following proteins share a genomic window:
- a CDS encoding ABC transporter permease encodes MKASLFRFYLKRELFSRFRYSILIVVSITLGVGSVIGIHSYKDNTANAIRKEAKSIMGADLALQSPQEITNSAKDLLKNRLPKGAKTSASIQFLSMISNESGSENSLSFVKGIETSYPFYGEMKTEPEDAYHNLKPNQVLLDPSLVENLKLKLGDRVRLGDSLLVLAGVVLKEPGAVGSFVGSAPGSIIRKDTAIQTGLVQRGSRIRYTIYLQFPESTDTLDWKDKEFESFIKEDLTIYHNTEVNSGSQQFIKNTFDYMALLALAGFFLGAISVYTAVRTRLLEKRNEIAILMCLGAKPNIILLLVFSEILILSLLGTVFGLLLGIFIQSLLPDISGIMSVGTNVILGLSASSLLWSFVLGVILPLLISIPLVLETRSVKPLAALKEVESQTSGNLSSSYWQFGSFVLIYFLFTSLAILETESIFKGILFTLVLLTLPLLVYGLYILFGTFLQKISKLGWLSKEWSLVTKKVTRKSGALRLSIIGLGSALFILTLSLILQESLLELSGAREIERRPNMFLLDIRETQKEALLQTISKFPVEKQYVAPVIGARLSKVNGEPVKKEDTIKNAMDRNWRATARTREYFLSYRDSLYDTEEVTKGSWWKETSQNEISVERDFSSYLQAGIGDELTFNVQGREVSGKITNLRSVNWADMKPNFVVLFSRGILEKAPRFYIVSLLIDKGTDRYQLQKVIVNQFPNITVIDTEKTIQAFMGILEKVTQMMALMTIFILAASFVLVFTTLYASQSERKREFALLRVIGANSRFMGKHFLREAFLVSVISFLLGLVYAVGSNEVLNRSVLELRSVYPYGQLCLVLIGICFVTVTLYSLGLFSFFRLPTKTVLKEIK; translated from the coding sequence TTGGCATCCATTCCTATAAGGACAATACGGCAAATGCCATTAGGAAAGAGGCAAAATCCATTATGGGTGCCGATCTTGCCTTACAATCCCCCCAAGAAATCACTAATTCTGCTAAGGATTTATTGAAAAATCGCCTTCCGAAAGGAGCCAAAACCAGTGCTTCGATCCAATTTTTGTCCATGATTTCCAATGAATCTGGTTCTGAAAATTCTCTCAGTTTCGTAAAAGGAATCGAAACAAGTTACCCCTTTTACGGGGAAATGAAAACCGAACCAGAAGATGCGTATCACAATCTAAAACCAAACCAAGTACTCTTAGATCCTTCTCTTGTCGAAAACTTAAAACTGAAACTCGGTGATCGTGTTCGATTGGGTGATAGCCTTCTTGTACTTGCTGGTGTAGTATTAAAAGAACCAGGTGCAGTTGGATCTTTTGTAGGTTCGGCTCCTGGTTCTATCATTCGAAAAGACACTGCGATCCAAACAGGACTTGTGCAACGAGGCAGTCGCATCCGATATACGATCTATTTACAATTCCCTGAATCCACCGATACTTTGGATTGGAAGGACAAAGAGTTTGAGTCCTTTATCAAAGAAGACTTAACCATTTATCACAATACAGAAGTCAATTCTGGATCCCAACAGTTCATCAAAAACACATTTGATTATATGGCTCTTCTTGCTCTTGCAGGATTTTTTCTAGGAGCCATTTCTGTGTATACAGCTGTTCGCACAAGGTTACTCGAAAAACGGAATGAAATTGCGATTCTTATGTGTCTTGGTGCCAAACCCAATATCATCCTTTTGTTAGTATTTTCGGAAATACTGATCCTTTCACTTTTAGGAACAGTTTTTGGACTCCTACTAGGAATCTTCATCCAATCTTTATTACCTGATATCAGTGGGATCATGTCGGTTGGGACTAACGTCATCCTTGGACTTTCCGCATCGTCTCTTTTATGGAGTTTTGTGTTAGGTGTGATTTTACCTCTCCTCATCTCGATTCCACTTGTCTTAGAAACAAGGTCGGTGAAACCTTTAGCTGCACTGAAAGAAGTAGAATCACAAACAAGTGGGAACTTATCCTCTTCTTATTGGCAATTTGGTTCCTTTGTTTTGATTTACTTTCTTTTCACAAGTCTTGCGATCTTAGAAACAGAAAGTATTTTTAAGGGAATCCTCTTTACACTTGTTTTGTTAACCTTACCTCTCCTTGTGTACGGATTGTACATACTCTTTGGAACTTTCCTTCAAAAAATTTCAAAATTAGGATGGTTATCGAAGGAGTGGAGCCTTGTGACAAAAAAAGTCACACGGAAATCAGGTGCCCTTCGCCTTTCCATCATTGGTCTTGGATCGGCACTCTTCATTTTGACACTCTCCCTCATCTTACAAGAAAGTTTACTTGAGTTAAGTGGAGCAAGGGAAATCGAACGAAGGCCAAACATGTTCCTTCTCGATATCCGAGAAACGCAGAAAGAGGCACTACTCCAAACAATTTCCAAGTTCCCTGTTGAAAAACAATATGTGGCTCCCGTGATTGGAGCTCGTTTGTCCAAGGTGAATGGAGAACCTGTCAAAAAAGAAGACACCATCAAAAATGCAATGGACCGCAATTGGCGAGCCACTGCGAGAACACGTGAATACTTTTTGTCGTACCGCGATTCTTTGTATGATACAGAAGAAGTGACCAAGGGGAGTTGGTGGAAAGAAACAAGCCAAAATGAAATTTCCGTGGAACGAGATTTTTCCTCCTATTTGCAAGCAGGCATTGGGGATGAGCTTACCTTCAATGTACAAGGGAGAGAAGTCTCTGGAAAAATCACAAACCTTCGTTCGGTGAACTGGGCGGATATGAAACCCAACTTTGTGGTTTTATTTTCCAGAGGGATTTTAGAAAAAGCTCCTAGGTTTTATATTGTTTCCTTACTCATTGATAAAGGAACGGATCGTTACCAATTACAAAAGGTCATTGTGAATCAGTTCCCCAATATTACAGTGATTGACACGGAAAAAACAATCCAAGCCTTTATGGGAATTTTGGAGAAGGTAACACAAATGATGGCGCTTATGACGATCTTTATCCTCGCGGCATCCTTTGTTTTAGTCTTTACCACACTCTATGCAAGCCAATCCGAACGAAAACGGGAATTTGCACTCTTACGTGTGATTGGAGCAAACAGTCGTTTTATGGGAAAACATTTTTTACGAGAGGCATTCCTTGTTTCAGTGATTTCGTTTTTACTCGGACTTGTGTACGCTGTGGGATCCAACGAAGTATTAAACCGATCTGTATTGGAACTTCGCAGTGTGTATCCTTATGGACAACTTTGTTTGGTATTGATTGGGATTTGTTTTGTGACGGTGACTTTGTATAGCTTAGGGCTTTTTAGTTTCTTTCGATTACCAACAAAGACAGTTCTTAAGGAAATTAAATAG